One Brassica oleracea var. oleracea cultivar TO1000 chromosome C7, BOL, whole genome shotgun sequence genomic window carries:
- the LOC106301587 gene encoding separase translates to MSSDDHHRLLSLIESSDDIFTSFSDYLRPFTSPQPSSRSLGKQFLPFLNKSISLFPKRLSATANPQARESAGDLFRAYELCLDCLESFSAQLACKPHTLQLQRLRMIYCLDAWGFHESVIVQAFKVVEKLRGGEVGSKLLPEVKEGEAELAMVLVEAVAAVFKGVAMCKQVDDEPYRTVLLMVEEVRDWFRVLDAKAYEKLHRVLVTNLGKCALSLVREAARFDGGLVRSFCDATVKEHYKFALSKDRIYKFARDVLSVLFGFKDRRMSMTIDISMSVLRSLTCNFEVKTNEDIVDFVEHVSYCAHKFRSAGDVYCIQVSKRLNEMAAIFSEAIPQLNLILRLYSSGLSIMVYDSRESKVKDATDDWKIQALLDDETRWQNLVSLLGMVDQTDLGNQTDLSLVGGHKSYLSKTNDSCSGINMKNWWLQYVDALKFLCLPLATLITSVKRKIVLGTEMSCASAHLSTIHDAFLQFCDGCLFLQRCTSEKGGSETDNNKALLNVAMAAFIVSLRTQQKLEISVHLVENVIASPWIGSQELKYILASLYNVGVVLYRNKELKKACEALKLCSKASWRCVELDCQIFVNQSSSPELSEDAIMDFVGETCNRSAFYLDVLQQCSRCKIRQTIVHILENWLSAEHLMRRLPGPAAIVKQWVKIERGCHTNLDMVDSCTTLYSLLSSSKKKSNRAIGKILQQELLAYDEMFSLSSKLGQQTRIEIADILLKNVYVTEDMHVERARILVWKARITRASGTEHLADCIRFLSEAISILSEVHHGPNKEGVSSSYQLPIAYCLRAFCTQEAEPNSKKVFQDISTSLNLWLRIPSLDDSEDSLPTENIVPLLYNMFDLMSVKGCTELHHHIYQLIFRLFKRKHVKLEVCLGMMWESRRLSHALCPSPISDAFILGLSENWGDKSTCIDFWIDCLKDSKARLIGFQQNFHVLQNDFLRSSKKDKGHFHSDITIDDITDAASELISSASLSGQSSFTAAYLYYDLSERLISFGKLSEALSYAKEAYRIRTLLFQEKFKYTAEKQFEKYNDAGKISEIRSYSITDFQVYRSLATNFWPCGNFSWDINHCYLSRWNVLQCYLESTLQVGIANELIGNGLEAESLLSWGKAISCSQSLFPFVVAFSSALGIFYHKKQSLDLAEKEIQNAKEILVTNQREFSCIKCKLRVEVTLDKQLGDISRTQIDRVSQTDGFLHAESLFSAALGKICCSAWKSCIRSHGEDITDGTAIDKNGGEVLEHKARKTKLCVNKEPTESKGSRKGRRAKASQTCVSKEHYLISEPTSRLTRSMRQSRKDQCQNCSMPEVVSKKPSFCDLSDYSGAESVLLDTKNTVHGFCICYKGKCMQCLSVKVLASGSLNSLISLKWELCHRRLASSILVNLGKCLADSGRVHLAHEALLHSISVLFKSNRSSHNQPSVSELLEFIGQEATMDVFAIDRAIILYNLCWFSLRNYHCRESRFICCDLSQIPFPKLVSWLTLAFILSREVPTVFQKVSRLLASLYMLSSSSDEFSFLCDGKELSTSHWVSYFHQASLGTHISYQFISNLSRGHKPQCLSDKECTEATCSSCMVPEELDLPRLAPERTQDLVQFAKEFFSNLPSSTIICISLLGGALNELLQELMQIRSPVCAWVLVSRLTLKSQPVATLLPVDSVLEDMSDDDSATISSTEATQVKNLERRWLCPWGSTVVDDVAPAFKSILEESHISSGSPVEDTREHRNSWWKKRKTLDHHLKKFLRNLEASWLGPWRCLLLGDLSNFKLPDSVQKKLVKDLKSKCKMEVNEMLLKVLLGGGIENFEGEACVAQLSLSNGCYVGRGGYLYEEDSCKTPTAASTSESRHGLALQLIREAATKLEQHDGCDNREPIILVLDPEVQMLPWENIPILRKQEVYRMPSVGSIFSVLKKRCLQGEPAKSQAASFPLIDPLDSFYLLNPGGDLSETQVEFESWFRDQNFEGKAGSVPSAEELTEALKSHDLFLYFGHGSGSQYLSSREIEKLENCCATFLMGCSSGSLWLKGCYIPQGMPLSYLLAGSPAIVANLWDVTDRDIDRFGKALLEAWLRERSDSPSPFSSEGGCSQCESLTNELAAMNLKGNTTKRTRKPSSRNKPAQSNADGSGKMECNHNHGRKIGSFIAAAREVCTLPYLIGAAPVCYGVPTGITRKKGIEALLPSSSSC, encoded by the exons ATGTCCTCCGACGACCACCACCGTCTCCTCTCTCTCATCGAATCCTCCGACGATATCTTCACCTCCTTCTCCGATTACCTCCGCCCTTTCACCTCTCCACAACCTTCCTCCCGTTCCCTCGGCAAGCAGTTCCTCCCGTTCCTCAACAAATCGATCTCCCTCTTCCCCAAACGCCTCTCCGCAACCGCCAATCCCCAAGCTCGCGAATCGGCCGGGGATCTGTTCCGCGCGTACGAGCTTTGTTTGGATTGCTTGGAGTCCTTCTCCGCTCAGTTAGCCTGCAAGCCTCACACTCTTCAGCTCCAGAGATTGCGGATGATTTACTGTCTCGATGCTTGGGGGTTTCACGAGAGCGTGATTGTTCAGGCGTTTAAGGTTGTGGAGAAGCTTAGAGGCGGTGAGGTTGGGTCGAAGTTGTTGCCGGAGGTTAAGGAAGGAGAGGCGGAGCTTGCGATGGTTTTGGTTGAGGCTGTGGCGGCTGTCTTCAAGGGTGTGGCGATGTGTAAGCAGGTAGATGATGAGCCGTATAGAACGGTGCTTCTTATGGTCGAGGAGGTTAGAGATTGGTTCAG GGTTTTAGATGCTAAGGCGTATGAGAAGTTGCATAGAGTGCTCGTGACGAATCTTGGTAAATGTGCTCTTTCTCTTGTTAGAGAAGCTGCGCGTTTTGATGGGGGTTTAGTGCGTTCCTTTTGCGATGCGACTGTGAAGGAACACTATAAGTTTGCGTTGTCGAAAGATCGGATTTACAAG TTTGCTCGCGATGTGCTTTCGGTTCTGTTCGGATTTAAGGATAGAAGAATGTCAATGACCATTGACATTTCAATGTCTGTGTTGCGCAGCTTAACTTGCAACTTCGAG GTTAAAACTAATGAGGATATAGTGGATTTTGTTGAGCACGTCTCTTATTGCGCTCACAAGTTTCGATCAGCAGGAGACGTGTACTGTATTCAAGTTTCAAAAAGGTTAAATGAGATGGCAGCTATTTTCTCCGAG GCGATACCACAACTTAATCTGATTCTTAGACTTTATTCGTCTGGGCTGTCCATCATGGTTTACGATTCCAGAGAAAGCAAGGTTAAAGATGCAACTGATGATTGGAAGATTCAAGCCCTGCTCGATGACGAGACTAGATGGCAAAATTTAGTTTCTTTACTCGGTATGGTGGATCAGACTGATTTGGGCAATCAGACTGATTTATCATTGGTTGGTGGACATAAAAGCTACCTCAGTAAAACAAATGATAGCTGTTCAGGCATAAACATGAAGAATTGGTGGCTACAATATGTAGATGCCTTGAAATTCTTGTGCCTACCGCTTGCGACCTTGATAACTTCAGTGAAAAGAAAAATTGTGCTGGGGACGGAAATGTCCTGCGCTTCTGCTCATTTGTCTACTATTCATGATGCCTTTCTTCAATTTTGTGATGGTTGTCTCTTCCTTCAGAG ATGCACATCTGAAAAGGGAGGTAGCGAAACTGACAATAACAAAGCTTTGTTAAACGTGGCTATGGCTGCTTTCATTGTCTCGTTGAGAACCCAGCAAAAATTGGAG ATCAGCGTCCATCTAGTTGAGAATGTAATTGCTAGTCCATGGATCGGATCTCAAGAACTCAAGTATATATTAGCGTCGCTATACAATGTTGGTGTCGTTCTGTACAGAAATAAGGAGCTAAAAAAG GCTTGTGAGGCGCTCAAGCTGTGCTCGAAGGCATCATGGAGATGTGTTGAACTAGATTGTCAGATATTTGTAAATCAATCTAGTTCACCTGAGCTGTCAGAAGATGCCATTATGGATTTCGTGGGTGAAACATGTAATAGGTCTGCATTCTACTTGGATGTACTCCAGCAATGTAGTAGATGCAAAATTAGACAGACTATCGTGCACATTCTGGAAAATTGGCTTTCGGCTGAACATCTGATGAGAAGGCTACCAGGTCCTGCGGCAATTGTGAAACAGTGGGTTAAG ATAGAACGAGGATGTCACACGAATTTGGATATGGTTGATTCTTGTACAACTTTGTACTCATTGCTATCATCTTCCAAGAAAAAGTCAAATCGAGCTATCGGAAAAATCCTACAGCAG GAGCTTCTGGCCTATGATGAAATGTTCTCTTTGAGCTCGAAACTAGGTCAACAAACGCGAATCGAAATAGCAGATATCCTCTTGAAGAATGTTTATGTCACAGAGGATATGCATGTAGAGAGAGCAAGAATCTTAGTATGGAAAGCAAGAATAACAAGGGCATCTGGAACTGAACATCTAGCTGACTGCATTCGTTTCCTGTCAGAAGCAATCTCTATATTG AGTGAGGTACATCATGGGCCAAATAAAGAGGGAGTGTCATCTTCTTACCAGTTACCTATTGCGTATTGCTTGAGAGCTTTTTGTACCCAGGAAGCTGAACCAAACTCAAAG AAAGTCTTTCAAGATATTAGTACTTCGCTAAATCTCTGGCTGAGGATTCCTAGCCTAGATGATAGTGAGGACAGTCTACCAACAGAAAACATAGTTCCATTACTGTATAATATGTTCGATTTGATGTCAGTGAAG GGATGTACGGAGCTCCATCATCATATATACCAGCTGATTTTCAGATTATTCAAACGGAAGCATGTCAAATTGGAGGTCTGCCTTGGAATGATGTGGGAAAGTAGAAGGCTAAGTCATGCCCTATGCCCTTCTCCAATAAGTGATGCGTTTATCCTGGGCTTATCAGAGAATTGGGGTGACAAATCTACGTGCATTGACTTCTGGATAGATTGCCTGAAAGATTCAAAAGCGAGGCTAATTGGGTTCCAGCAGAACTTCCATGTTTTACAAAATGATTTCCTGCGAAGCTCCAAAAAGGATAAAGGTCACTTTCATTCAGATATCACAATAGATGATATCACAGATGCAGCTTCAGAACTCATTTCAAGT GCCTCACTTTCTGGTCAATCATCTTTCACAGCTGCATATCTTTATTATGATCTCTCTGAAAGGCTCATATCGTTTGGCAAGCTTTCTGAG GCTCTGTCATATGCAAAAGAAGCCTACAGAATACGAACTCTTTTATTTCAAGAGAAATTTAAGTATACAGCTGAGAAGCAGTTCGAAAAATACAATGACGCAGGAAAAATATCAGAGATACGGAGTTATAGCATAACAGATTTCCAAGTGTACAGATCGTTAGCAACTAACTTTTGGCCATGTGGGAATTTTTCCTGGGACATTAATCACTGCTACTTAAGTCGTTGGAATGTACTCCAATGTTATTTGGAAAGCACCCTTCAG GTTGGAATTGCTAATGAGCTGATAGGGAATGGGTTGGAGGCGGAATCCCTTCTGTCATGGGGGAAAGCCATTTCATGCTCGCAAAGTCTATTCCCTTTTGTAGTTGCATTTTCTTCTGCTTTAG GAATTTTTTACCACAAAAAGCAGAGTCTGGATCTGGCAGAAAAGGAAATCCAAAATGCAAAAGAGATATTAGTTACTAATCAGCGAGAGTTTTCATGCATAAAGTGCAAACTGAGGGTAGAAGTTACACTGGATAAGCAGCTTGGAGACATATCTCGAACACAAATTGATAGAGTTTCCCAGACTGATGGATTCTTGCATGCTGAAAGCTTGTTTAGTGCTGCCCTGGGAAAAATATGTTGCTCAGCATGGAAAAGCTGCATTAGATCTCATGGAGAAGATATTACTGATGGAACAGCGATTGACAAAAATGGAGGGGAAGTTTTAGAACATAAAGCAAGAAAAACAAAACTCTGTGTCAATAAAGAGCCAACTGAAAGCAAAGGCTCCAGGAAGGGCCGGAGAGCTAAAGCTTCCCAAACTTGTGTGTCAAAGGAGCATTATTTGATATCGGAGCCAACTTCAAGATTGACTCGTTCAATGCGCCAGTCACGTAAAGACCAATGCCAAAACTGTTCTATGCCTGAAGTTGTTTCAAAGAAGCCTAGCTTCTGTGATTTATCTGATTATTCTGGGGCTGAAAGCGTGTTGTTGGACACAAAAAACACAGTCCATGGTTTTTGCATTTGCTACAAAGGAAAATGTATGCAGTGTCTATCTGTAAAAGTACTGGCATCTGGGTCTCTCAACAGTTTGATAAGTTTGAAATGGGAACTCTGCCATAGGAGGCTTGCGTCTTCAATACTTGTTAACCTCG GAAAATGTTTGGCGGACTCTGGTAGAGTTCATCTAGCTCATGAAGCACTACTGCATAGTATCTCTGTTTTATTTAAAAGTAACCGGTCCAGCCACAACCAACCTTCTGTCAGTGAGTTGCTGGAATTTATTGGCCAAGAAGCTACAATGGATGTATTTGCTATTGATAGGGCAATAATACTATACAACTTATGCTGGTTTAGTTTGCGCAATTACCACTGCAGGGAGAGCAG GTTTATTTGCTGTGATCTGTCTCAAATTCCTTTCCCAAAACTGGTGTCATGGTTGACATTAGCATTTATACTCAGCAGAGAGGTTCCAACAGTCTTTCAAAAG GTTTCAAGATTGCTTGCTTCTTTATACATGCTGTCTTCCTCAAGTGATGAGTTCTCATTCTTATGTGATGGAAAGGAGCTGTCTACAAGTCACTGGGTCTCATACTTCCATCAAGCCTCGCTTGGTACCCATATTAGTTACCAATTCATTTCGAATTTGAGCCGAGGACACAAACCACAGTGCCTCTCAGATAAAGAG TGTACTGAGGCTACTTGCTCAAGTTGCATGGTTCCTGAGGAGTTGGACTTACCCAG GCTTGCTCCTGAGCGTACTCAAGATCTTGTTCAATTTGCTAAAGAATTCTTCAGCAATCTTCCAAGCTCCACAATCATCTGTATTAGTTTGCTTGGAGGCGCTTTGAATGAATTGTTACAGGAGCTAATGCAAATTCGTTCCCCCGTTTGTGCCTGGGTTCTCGTATCACGCCTCACCTTGAAAAGCCAACCGGTTGCCACGCTTTTGCCTGTAGATTCGGTTCTAGAAG ACATGTCAGACGACGACAGTGCAACTATTAGTTCTACGGAAGCGACTCAAGTCAAGAATTTAGAGAGGCGCTGGCTTTGTCCATGGGGTTCCACCGTGGTTGATGATGTAGCTCCAGCATTTAAATCAATATTGGAGGAAAGCCACATTTCATCTGGATCTCCTGTAGAAGACACGAGAGAGCATAGAAATTCATGGTGGAAAAAGAGAAAAACACTTGATCATCATCTAAAAAAATTCCTAAG GAATCTAGAAGCTTCCTGGCTGGGTCCCTGGAGATGTCTGCTTCTTGGAGACTTGTCAAACTTCAAATTGCCTGACTCAGTACAGAAAAAACTGGTAAAAGATCTCAAGTCCAAGTGCAAAATGGAAGTAAACGAGATGCTTTTAAAGGTTCTTCTTGGAGGCGGGATTGAAAACTTTGAAGGAGAAGCATGCGTTGCTCAGCTTTCTTTAAGTAATGGTTGCTATGTAGGTAGAGGGGGATATCTTTATGAAGAAGATAGCTGTAAAACTCCTACTGCTGCATCTACTTCTGAAAGTAGGCATGGATTGGCTTTACAACTGATACGTGAAGCTGCAACCAAATTAGAGCAACATGACGGTTGTGACAATAGAGAACCTATCATTCTTGTTTTAGATCCCGAGGTTCAG ATGCTTCCTTGGGAGAATATTCCGATACTAAGGAAACAGGAGGTGTACCGAATGCCTTCTGTAGGTAGCATATTTTCTGTGCTAAAGAAGCGATGTCTCCAAGGAGAGCCAGCAAAATCTCAAGCTGCTTCCTTCCCTCTTATTGATCCGCTAGATTCGTTCTACTTGCTGAATCCGGGTGGTGATCTCAGCGAGACACAAGTCGAATTCGAGAGTTGGTTCAGGGATCAAAACTTTGAG GGGAAAGCTGGATCGGTACCAAGTGCGGAAGAGTTGACAGAAGCATTAAAAAGCCATGATCTATTTCTATATTTCGGTCATGGAAGTG GATCACAATATCTATCTAGTCGGGAAATAGAGAAGCTAGAAAACTGTTGTGCAACTTTTCTAATGGGATGCAGTAGTGGTTCGCTATGGTTAAAAGGCTGCTACATCCCACAAGGCATGCCACTCTCATATCTCTTAGCTGGATCTCCAGCCATTGTGGCGAATCTGTGGGACGTAACAGACCGAGACATTGATCGGTTTGGGAAAGCGCTGTTGGAAGCTTGGTTGAGAGAGAGATCAGATTCTCCTTCCCCTTTTTCTTCAGAAGGTGGTTGCAGCCAGTGTGAGTCATTAACTAACGAACTTGCAGCCATGAATCTAAAAGGAAACACCACCAAGAGGACAAGAAAACCATCTTCGCGTAACAAGCCAGCTCAATCGAATGCTGATGGGTCAGGGAAGATGGAGTGTAATCATAATCATGGACGCAAAATCGGATCATTCATAGCTGCGGCTAGAGAAGTGTGTACGTTGCCATACTTGATTGGGGCTGCGCCGGTCTGTTATGGCGTACCAACTGGTATCACAAGGAAGAAAGGAATTGAAGCTCTTCTTCCTTCTTCATCTTCTTGTTAG
- the LOC106301891 gene encoding uncharacterized protein LOC106301891, translating to MGSDKHSARFLDKLKMERVRTMLTHTYPYPHEHSRHAMIAVIMGCLFFISSDNMHTLVEKLDNNFKWWSMYACLLGFFYFFSSPFLGKTIQPSYSTFSRWHVAWILVAALYHLPSFQSMGLDLRMNLSLFLTIYTSSVVFLFVFHVVFIGFWHLGLVSRVARRRPAILTILQNCAVLSIACCIFYSHCGNRAILRQTPLERRRSSNSTWLTKLVQIDELKDQVCSSWFAPVGSASDYPLLSKWVIYGELACNGSCPVTSDEISPIYSLWATFIGLYIANYVVERSTGWALAHPVSVNNYEKLKKQQMKPNFLDMVPWYSGTSADLFKTVFDLLVSVTVFLGRFDMRMMQAAMTKTCDGDERKELLYDHFTDMDDFWFDFMADTGDGGNSSYSVAKLLAQPFISVPLDDDTISLQRGNVLLIGGDLAYPNPSAFTYEKRLFCPFEYALQPPHWYKNDSISVEKPELPEGVSDLKHYDGPQCFLIPGNHDWFDGLNTFMRYICHKSWLGGWLMPQRKSYFALQLPKGWWVFGLDLALHGDIDVYQFNFFSELVKEKVGKDDGVIIITHEPNWLLDWYWKDDTGKNMRHLICDFLKGRCKLRMAGDLHHYMRHSCTHQSDGPAAHVEHLLVNGCGGAFLHPTHVFSDFSKFYDASYDSKSAYPSFKDSSRIALGNILKFRKKNWQFDFIGGIIYFVLVFSLFPQCKLGHILRDDSFSGHLGSFLGTVWSAFVYVIEQSYVSFTGVVMLLVAAIMFVPSKISRKRRMLIGVLHVAAHLTAALILMLLLELGIETCIQHKLLATSGYHTLYQWYKSVENEHFPDPTGLRVRIEQWTFGFYPACIKYLMSAFDIPEVMAVTRTNICREGMESLSRSGAAIYYASVFLYFWVFSTPVVSLVFGSYLYICINWLHIHFDEAFSSLRIANYKSFTRFHIKSDGDLEVFTLGVDKVPKEWKLDKDWDSEPRSTVKMSHLRRFPSKWCATTLQQDPINTVKIVDHFVITRSDKEVGGS from the exons ATGGGCTCTGATAAGCACTCTGCTCGTTTCCTCGATAAATTAAAAATGGAGAGGGTCAGGACGATGCTAACGCACACTTACCCTTATCCACACGAACATTCACGCCATGCTATGATTGCTGTCATCATGGGTTGCCTATTCTTTATTTCTTCGGATAACATGCACACCCTCGTGGAAAAGCTTGACAATAATTTCAAATGGTGGTCAATGTATGCTTGCTTGCTTGGTTTTTTCTATTTCTTCTCATCTCCATTCTTAGGAAAGACTATTCAACCAAGCTACTCAACCTTTAGTCGTTG GCACGTTGCTTGGATTTTAGTAGCAGCGTTGTACCATCTCCCAAGTTTTCAATCAATGGGTTTGGATTTGAGGATGAACTTGTCCTTGTTTCTAACTATTTACACATCATCCGTAGTCTTCCTTTTTGTCTTCCACGTCGTTTTTATTGGGTTTTGGCATCTCGGTCTTGTTTCTCGTGTCGCTAGAAGACGCCCAGCGATCTTAACCATTCTTCAAAACTGTGCT GTTCTAAGCATAGCGTGCTGTATATTCTACAGCCATTGTGGTAATCGTGCTATCCTGAGGCAAACACCACTTGAAAGAAGGCGTTCTAGCAACAGTACCTGGCTCACTAAACTCGTTCAGATTGATGAGCTTAAAGACCAAGTCTGCTCGTCATGGTTTGCTCCTGTTGGATCTGCTAGTGATTATCCGCTTTTGTCCAAATGGGTCATTTATGGGGAG TTAGCATGCAATGGGTCTTGTCCTGTAACATCTGATGAAATTTCTCCTATATACTCGCTGTGGGCAACGTTTATTGGTCTTTACATTGCTAATTATGTAGTGGAGAGATCAACAGG GTGGGCACTGGCACACCCTGTGTCTGTCAACAATTATGAGAAGCTGAAGAAGCAGCAAATGAAACCTAATTTCTTAGATATGGTTCCTTGGTACTCAGG AACTTCAGCTGATTTGTTTAAAACTGTGTTTGACCTCCTCGTATCCGTGACTGTGTTTCTTGGCCGCTTTGACATGCGGATGATGCAG GCTGCAATGACCAAAACTTGTGATGGAGACGAGAGAAAGGAACTATTATATGATCATTTCACTGATATGGATGATTTTTGGTTTGACTTCATGGCGGATACTGGTGATGGTGGGAACTCATCATATTCCGTCGCAAAACTTCTAGCTCAGCCTTTCATCAGTGTCCCGCTTGATGATGATACTATATCTCTACAAAGGGGTAACGTGCTGCTTATTGGGGGAGATCTTGC ATACCCAAATCCATCAGCGTTTACATATGAAAAACGCCTGTTTTGTCCTTTTGAGTATGCGCTGCAACCTCCCCACTGGTATAAAAACGACTCTATTTCTGTTGAGAAGCCTGAGTTACCTGAAGGTGTTTCTGATCTGAAGCATTATGATGGTCCTCAATGCTTTCTTATCCCTGGAAACCATG ACTGGTTCGATGGACTCAATACTTTCATGAGGTATATATGCCATAAAAGTTGGCTTGGTGGCTGGTTAATGCCCCAAAGGAAAAGCTATTTTGCTCTGCAGCTACCTAAAGGATGGTGGGTGTTCGGTTTGGATCTCGCGCTTCATGGTGATATTGATGTCTACCAGTTCAATTTCTTTTCTGAATTAGTGAAAGAGAAG GTTGGGAAGGATGATGGAGTGATCATTATCACACATGAGCCGAACTGGCTTCTTGATTGGTATTGGAAAGACGATACTGGAAAGAACATGAGACACCTGATATGCGACTTTTTGAAAGGCAGGTGTAAACTTAGAATGGCAGGAGATTTGCATCATTACATGCGTCACTCTTGTACTCATCAATCAGATGGACCTGCTGCTCATGTCGAACATCTCCTTGTTAATGGTTGTGGTGGGGCTTTCTTGCATCCCACCCATGTGTTTAGCGACTTTTCAAAGTTTTATGATGCTTCCTATGACAGTAAATCTGCTTACCCTTCTTTTAAAGATTCAAGCAGG ATTGCTTTGGGAAATATTTTGAAGTTCAGGAAAAAGAACTGGCAATTTGATTTCATTGGTGGCATCATATACTTTGTCTTGGTCTTTTCCTTGTTCCCTCAG TGTAAGCTAGGCCACATCTTACGAGATGATTCATTTTCTGGCCACTTGGGGAGTTTCTTGGGCACAGTTTGGAGCGCCTTTGTGTACGTAATAGAGCAGTCATACGTGTCATTCACCGGTGTTGTCATGTTGCTAGTAGCTGCAATTATGTTTGTTCCCTCAAAAATATCTCGGAAGAGACGGATGCTAATCGGAGTTCTTCACGTTGCTGCACACCTTACCGCTGCTTTGATTCTTATGTTGCTGTTGGAACTCGGCATAGAAACCTGTATTCAGCATAAGCTCCTTGCAACCTCCG GGTATCATACATTGTATCAATGGTACAAATCAGTAGAAAATGAACACTTTCCGGACCCTACTGGCCTTCGAGTCCGTATCGAACAGTGGACCTTCGGATTCTATCCAGCTTGCATCAAGTATCTTATGTCAGCATTTGATATTCCTGAG GTGATGGCGGTTACACGGACAAACATTTGCCGGGAAGGAATGGAGTCGCTTTCTAGAAGTGGAGCAGCTATATATTATGCTTCTGTGTTTCTCTACTTTTGGGTCTTCTCAACTCCTGTTGTGTCTTTGGTCTTTGGAAGTTACTTGTACATCTGCATCAACTGGCTTCACATACACTTTGATGAAGCATTCTCTTCCCTCCGCATTGCTAATTACAAATCATTCACCCGTTTCCATATCAAATCTGATGGAGACCTTGAAGTCTTCACTCTCGGAGTAGACAAG GTGCCAAAGGAATGGAAGCTAGACAAAGACTGGGATTCAGAGCCAAGATCGACGGTAAAGATGAGTCATCTCAGAAGGTTTCCAAGTAAATGGTGTGCAACAACATTGCAACAAGATCCTATCAACACTGTAAAAATCGTTGATCATTTTGTTATTACTAGATCAGATAAAGAAGTTGGAGGATCTTAG
- the LOC106302103 gene encoding UDP-galactose/UDP-glucose transporter 2, with protein sequence MKNEEQSRSLFGISLSDRPTWQQFLICTSGFFFGYLVNGVCEEYVYNRLQFSFGWYFTFIQGFVYLFLIYLQGFTTKHIVNPMRTYVKLSAVLMGSHGLTKGSLAYLNYPAQIMFKSTKVLPVMIMGAFIPGLRRKYPVHEYISAFLLVLGLILFTLADAQMSPNFSMIGILMITGALIMDAFLGNLQEAIFTMNPETTQMEMLFCSTVVGLPFLFVPMVLTGELFRAWTACWQHPYVYGVLVFEAMATFIGQVSVLSLIALFGAATTALITTARKGVTLLLSYLIFTKPLTEQHGSGLLLIAMGIVLKMVPMDSKPPSKIPARPAARNAGGEGGREEEEERKSLV encoded by the exons ATGAAGAACGAGGAACAGTCAAGATCTCTGTTTGGAATCTCTCTGTCTGATCGACCAACATGGCAACAGTTTCTCATCTGCACGTCTGGTTTCTTCTTTGGTTACCTCGTCAACGGAGTTTGCGAG GAATATGTTTATAATCGCCTGCAATTTAG CTTTGGTTGGTACTTCACCTTTATACAAGGATTTGTCTACTTGTTCCTCATCTACCTTCAAGGCTTCACCACAAAGCATATTGTGAATCCTATGAGAACTTATGTCAAACTCTCTGCTGTTCTCATGGGATCACATGGTTTAACCAAAGGCTCTTTGGCTTATCTCAATTATCCTGCTCAGATCATGTTTAAATCCACCAAG GTGTTGCCTGTGATGATAATGGGAGCGTTCATACCCGGTCTGAGGAGAAAATACCCGGTCCATGAATACATTTCAGCCTTCTTGCTGGTTCTTGGTTTGATACTATTCACATTAGCAGACGCACAAATGTCTCCAAACTTCAGTATGATTGGGATTCTGATGATTACTGGTGCATTGATCATGGATGCTTTCTTGGGTAATCTCCAAGAAGCCATTTTCACAATGAATCCCGAGACAACTCAG ATGGAGATGCTTTTCTGCTCGACGGTTGTTGGATTACCGTTCTTGTTTGTTCCCATGGTCTTAACCGGAGAGCTATTCCGTGCTTGGACTGCGTGCTGGCAA CATCCGTATGTGTACGGAGTGCTTGTATTCGAAGCAATGGCCACATTCATCGGTCAAGTCTCGGTTCTATCCCTCATTGCCCTCTTTGGAGCCGCTACAACCGCCTTG ATAACAACGGCTAGGAAAGGCGTTACGTTGTTGCTGTCGTATTTGATATTCACCAAGCCGTTGACTGAGCAGCACGGGTCTGGATTGCTGTTGATAGCAATGGGAATAGTGTTGAAGATGGTTCCTATGGATAGTAAACCTCCTAGCAAGATTCCGGCGAGACCAGCGGCTAGGAACGCCGGAGGTGAGGGTGGTAGAGAAGAGGAAGAAGAGAGGAAGTCATTGGTTTAA